In the genome of Gloeotrichia echinulata CP02, one region contains:
- a CDS encoding glycosyltransferase — protein sequence MKIALVHDYLTQRGGAERVFELLCKRYPEADIFTSLYDAKKTIDVGERIVNTTFLQKIPGAAKNFRLIAPLYFPAFRSLDLQKYDIIISSSTSFAKAVRKHPNARHICFCHNVTRFLWDTETYLREYGDYRYFAPIIEKIFQFMRQVDLKYSQEPDLYIANSSIVARRIQNIYDKEAIVVNYPIDTSNFVFSDTKDEYYLASARMISYKRLDIIIEAFNWLGWRLLISGDGPEQERLKSKALDNIEFLGHVSDSKRKDLFSKAKSVIVAALEDYGLVPVEANASGTPVIAYGAGGVLDTQIPGKTGVFFTRQTPDSLQAALREAGNITWNYANIRNHAVTNFSETAFFSKVEKIIDQACGVH from the coding sequence ATGAAAATAGCGCTAGTCCATGATTATTTAACCCAGCGCGGTGGAGCAGAGCGCGTGTTTGAATTGCTGTGTAAACGCTACCCCGAAGCTGATATTTTTACCTCTTTGTACGATGCTAAAAAAACTATTGATGTAGGTGAGCGGATAGTTAACACAACGTTTTTACAAAAAATTCCAGGAGCCGCAAAGAATTTCCGATTGATTGCTCCCTTATATTTTCCGGCATTTCGGTCTTTGGATTTACAAAAATACGATATAATTATCAGTAGTAGCACTAGTTTCGCCAAAGCAGTACGAAAACACCCAAATGCACGCCACATATGCTTTTGTCATAATGTTACCCGTTTTTTGTGGGATACAGAAACTTATTTACGGGAGTATGGAGACTATCGATATTTTGCCCCAATCATCGAAAAAATCTTTCAATTCATGAGACAGGTAGACCTGAAATATTCACAGGAACCTGACCTTTATATTGCTAATTCTAGTATTGTCGCCCGGCGTATTCAAAATATTTACGACAAAGAAGCTATTGTTGTTAACTATCCAATTGATACCAGTAATTTTGTTTTTTCTGATACCAAAGACGAATATTATTTGGCATCAGCCAGAATGATCAGCTATAAACGTTTGGATATAATAATTGAAGCTTTCAATTGGTTGGGATGGAGATTATTAATATCAGGTGACGGTCCAGAACAAGAAAGGCTAAAATCGAAAGCATTAGATAATATTGAGTTCTTGGGACATGTCAGTGATAGCAAACGCAAAGACTTGTTTTCTAAAGCTAAGTCTGTCATCGTGGCCGCCTTAGAAGACTATGGATTAGTCCCCGTAGAGGCTAATGCTAGTGGCACACCAGTCATCGCTTATGGAGCCGGTGGTGTATTAGATACTCAGATACCTGGTAAGACCGGGGTATTTTTTACAAGACAGACACCAGACTCCCTACAAGCTGCATTACGAGAAGCTGGGAATATAACTTGGAATTACGCAAACATCCGTAATCATGCGGTGACAAATTTTTCAGAAACAGCATTCTTTAGTAAGGTCGAAAAAATTATTGACCAAGCTTGTGGAGTGCATTAA
- a CDS encoding Gfo/Idh/MocA family oxidoreductase, which produces MIIIDRALQARASAGNPIKVGMIGAGFMGRGIANQIVNSVPGMELVAISNRQIEAAKQAYVEAGIEEIQVVTNVTELADAIAQGKYAVTEDADLLCRAEGIDALIEVTGAVEFGAHVVMSAIAHRKHVIMMNAELDGTIGPILKVYADKAGVILSACDGDQPGVEMNLYRFVKSIGLTPLLCGNIKGLQDPYRNPTTQESFAKRWGQKAHMVTSFADGTKISFEQAIVANATGMKVAQRGMLGYNFSGHVDDMTQMYDVDQLKQLGGIVDYVVGAKPGPGVFVFATHDDPKQRHYLNLYKLGEGPLYSFYTPYHLCHFEVPLSVARAVLFQDAVMSPLAGPLVDVVTTAKIDLKAGETLDGIGFYMTYGQCENSPIVQAQNLLPIGLAEGCRLKRDIPQDRVLTYDDVELPADRLCDKLRAEQNAYFVPEKTLVGVR; this is translated from the coding sequence ATGATTATTATTGATCGCGCTTTACAAGCCCGTGCATCTGCAGGAAACCCGATTAAAGTGGGGATGATTGGCGCAGGCTTTATGGGTAGAGGAATTGCAAATCAAATTGTCAATTCAGTACCTGGGATGGAGTTAGTAGCTATCTCCAACCGCCAGATTGAAGCAGCAAAACAAGCTTATGTGGAAGCAGGGATTGAAGAAATTCAGGTAGTGACAAATGTCACAGAATTAGCAGATGCGATCGCTCAGGGTAAATATGCAGTGACAGAAGATGCTGACTTACTCTGCCGTGCTGAGGGAATCGACGCATTAATCGAGGTTACAGGCGCTGTGGAATTTGGCGCCCATGTAGTCATGAGTGCGATCGCCCATCGCAAACATGTAATCATGATGAATGCTGAACTCGATGGTACTATTGGCCCTATCCTCAAAGTTTACGCTGATAAAGCCGGTGTGATTCTTAGCGCCTGCGACGGTGATCAACCAGGGGTGGAAATGAACCTCTACCGCTTTGTTAAAAGTATTGGTCTAACACCCCTGTTGTGCGGTAACATTAAAGGACTCCAAGACCCCTATCGTAATCCGACCACCCAAGAAAGTTTTGCCAAGCGCTGGGGTCAGAAAGCCCACATGGTGACCAGCTTTGCTGACGGCACCAAAATTTCCTTTGAGCAAGCGATTGTTGCGAACGCTACAGGAATGAAAGTTGCCCAACGCGGAATGTTGGGATATAACTTTAGTGGACATGTTGATGATATGACCCAAATGTATGATGTTGACCAACTCAAACAACTGGGCGGTATCGTCGATTATGTAGTTGGAGCAAAACCAGGCCCTGGGGTGTTCGTCTTTGCTACCCACGATGACCCCAAGCAACGTCACTATCTCAATTTGTACAAGTTAGGCGAAGGTCCACTTTACAGCTTCTACACTCCTTATCACCTCTGTCATTTTGAAGTTCCACTATCCGTAGCCCGTGCTGTGCTGTTTCAGGATGCAGTCATGTCTCCACTAGCAGGACCGCTGGTGGATGTAGTCACCACCGCAAAAATTGACTTGAAAGCAGGAGAAACCTTAGATGGTATCGGCTTCTACATGACCTACGGACAATGTGAAAATTCCCCCATCGTCCAAGCGCAAAACCTCCTACCAATTGGTTTAGCAGAAGGATGTCGCCTCAAACGAGACATTCCTCAAGATCGAGTCCTCACCTACGATGATGTAGAATTACCTGCAGACAGACTTTGTGACAAATTACGAGCCGAACAAAACGCTTATTTTGTCCCAGAAAAAACCCTGGTAGGAGTTAGATAG
- the rfbC gene encoding dTDP-4-dehydrorhamnose 3,5-epimerase, with product MIFIKTSLKDAFIIELEQKPDHRGFFARSFCAEEFAAHGLKPTVAQCNLSFNYKKGTLRGMHYQTPPAAETKLIRCTKGAIYDVIIDMRPESPTFLSHIGVELTPENRRALYVPEMFAHGYQALTDETEVVYQVSEFYTPGYEKGLRYDDPFFNIEWPVEVTEISEKDLNWPLLETMIVG from the coding sequence ATGATCTTCATCAAAACATCACTCAAAGACGCATTCATCATTGAATTAGAACAAAAACCAGATCATCGTGGTTTTTTTGCCCGGAGTTTCTGCGCTGAAGAATTTGCAGCCCACGGATTAAAGCCAACTGTAGCCCAATGCAACCTGTCTTTTAACTACAAAAAAGGCACTTTGCGCGGAATGCATTATCAAACACCCCCAGCAGCAGAAACTAAATTAATTCGCTGTACTAAAGGCGCTATTTATGATGTAATTATTGATATGCGTCCTGAGTCTCCTACATTTTTATCACACATTGGTGTGGAACTAACTCCCGAAAACCGTCGCGCTTTGTATGTACCAGAAATGTTTGCCCACGGCTATCAAGCCTTGACTGATGAAACTGAGGTTGTGTATCAGGTTAGTGAATTTTACACACCTGGTTATGAAAAAGGTTTACGCTATGACGACCCATTTTTTAATATTGAATGGCCTGTAGAAGTAACAGAAATTTCTGAGAAAGATTTGAATTGGCCTTTGTTGGAAACGATGATTGTGGGTTAA
- a CDS encoding phytanoyl-CoA dioxygenase, with the protein MLNMIKKKISTLYSDLSCIIARWKHKKHLPALEQGDRQILNALKHEGVCVTTLADLGLSSSAEMLKAAQSKLSQMEKVYNEELDQKLPQIYTITDLPELSKWATEKRLLNIIENYIGFPIKFHGVHLRKDFPSDNQFGTLLWHSDAEDRRIIKIFIPLQDVTKKHGPFEYIPKYLTSRFSLNYYRLFFKLLKSKYLGIDDVAVNKIIPKSAWKSCLGSLGTVILADTKNVFHHGTLRTEERATLFFCYTANPPERPELCTQYWDNTFPRLELNSSSERVKVTG; encoded by the coding sequence ATGTTGAACATGATTAAAAAGAAAATATCTACACTGTATTCTGACTTAAGTTGCATAATAGCACGGTGGAAGCATAAGAAACATTTACCTGCATTAGAACAGGGCGATCGCCAGATTCTTAATGCACTCAAACACGAAGGCGTTTGCGTAACCACACTGGCAGATTTAGGATTAAGCTCTAGCGCCGAAATGCTCAAGGCTGCTCAATCTAAATTATCCCAAATGGAGAAGGTTTATAACGAAGAGCTAGATCAAAAATTGCCGCAAATTTATACTATTACAGATTTACCAGAATTATCTAAATGGGCAACCGAGAAAAGGCTACTCAATATCATCGAAAATTACATTGGGTTTCCAATTAAGTTTCATGGTGTACATTTACGCAAAGATTTTCCCAGTGATAATCAGTTTGGTACGCTGCTATGGCATAGTGATGCAGAAGACCGCCGCATTATCAAAATCTTTATTCCCTTGCAAGATGTCACCAAAAAGCATGGACCTTTTGAATATATTCCTAAATATCTAACCTCTAGATTTAGTTTGAACTATTATCGGTTATTTTTCAAACTGCTGAAGTCCAAGTATTTAGGAATCGACGATGTAGCCGTCAACAAAATCATCCCCAAATCAGCTTGGAAGTCTTGTTTAGGTTCACTAGGAACTGTGATTTTAGCAGATACCAAAAATGTTTTCCATCATGGAACATTACGCACAGAAGAACGAGCAACATTATTTTTCTGTTACACCGCTAATCCTCCCGAACGTCCAGAACTTTGCACCCAATACTGGGATAATACTTTTCCTAGACTAGAGTTAAATTCGTCATCTGAACGAGTTAAAGTTACTGGCTAA